The Merismopedia glauca CCAP 1448/3 DNA window CAAGGCTCTGGCAGAATTATTAATGTTAGTTCTATAGCAGGTAGATTATCTTTTCCCTTCGGTGGAATTTACAGTGCGTCTAAATTTGGTTTGGAAGCTCTCAGCGATGCTTTGAGAATGGAACTGCAACCATTTAATATTGATGTTAGTGTTATTGAACCAGGGCCTGTCAAAACAGAATTCTTTCAAGTAGCACAGAAGATGACTTCAGGTAGCATTGAAGCTCCCGAAACTACTCCCTATCGAGCCTGTTTTGAGCATATGGAAGGGTTTGAGGAGAGAATGAAAGGGAATACCTGGAGTTCTGAACGAGTCGCTCAAGTAATTTATCAAGCGATCGCTGCCACTAAGCCTCGTCCTCGTTACATAGCTGCTACTGGTGGAGAAATACTGCTATTTATGATGGAAAAAGTTTTACCCACCTGGATGGTAGATGCTTTTTGGCAAAAATTGTATGGAATCGACCGTATTTCTGGCAATTAGCTAAAAATTTAGCACCTCGGCAGCTTAAATCTTATAAATCTTACGCCAACTGACTGCTGTACAGACGCATAGGCTCAAGGAGCGCGCCAGCGCGTCTGTACTCTTCATTTTGGCTCATCAGTTTCAGAACGCTGACGCAACTTATCTTTGTCAATAATTTGCTGTAACCTGTCCTTGATTTGACGATGGCGAGCTATACCCTCAAAACCGTAGCGATTATAGCCATATTGTTCAATAATCCCTTGTAGATATGCGATTCGTTCGGGAGTAGCTGGATGAGAGGAAAGCCAAGCAAAGCTAAAACTCCTTCCCTCTTTTTCTTTATCTAGCGTTATCATCAAGTTCCACAAGCCATCAGCCGCATAACCACTATTAGCGAGTAACCGCGTCCCCAATATATCCGCTTGGCGTTCCATATCGCGGCTATAGTCAAGAACTATTAAATTCGCTAAAGTCGAGCCATAAGGCAAAAACTGTCCCAGATTAGCCGTCAAACTCCCTTCTGTAGCTAGTTCAAATCCGTGAGATAAAACCGCATGGGAGATTTCATGAGCTAATAATCCAGCAAACTCAGCTTCCGAATTAGCCTTTAAAATAGCTCCAGCGTTGATAAATACCTTACCTCCTGGTAGCGCAAAAGCATTCAGACTATCGTCTTTAACTACATAAAATTCATATTTAAAGTCTTTTCTACCACCAATCAGGGCAATTTTGTTACCAATTTCATCGACGTAACCCGATACTTCTGGATCTGTAATCAGATCTAGTCTATCTTTCAGACGAGCGGCTATCTTCTCTCCAACAGCCGATTCTCCTTGTAATAATAAAGCTGTAGTTTCAATCCCCGAAATTAAGCCAAAAAAGTTCCCAGAAACCGCATAACTGACGGCTCCGGTTAAAACATTAGCAATAGTATTCTCTCGCTGTTTGACTCGCAAAGAAGATTGGAAACGCTTTAAATCTTCATCGGCTATTTTCGTAAATTCAGCTACTTGAGGGGAATTTGGGTTAAAAATAACGAAATGACGGGCTGCTAAAGATGCTTCCAACCACCTTTTTGCAGTTTCATGGCTATTGATACTAGTTTTAACTAAATCTGGTTCAGTCGGATATAAACTAGTAGCTCTTTCTAGAGAAGCTAGGGCTTCAGATTCTCGATTGTATAATTTTAAAGCCTTGGCGTATTCTATATGACCTGGAATAAATTCGGGATATTTCTCGACTAGACTTTTCAATGGAATGAAAATCTTCGATTCTAAACCTTGTTTTAAACCAGCTTGAGCAATGCGCCAGTAGACTTTACCAGCCGGAGTTAGCTTTTGAGGGTCATAAATAGCTGGTTTGATGCCAATTACAGACTGATTGCGATTGAAGGGTGGTTTAGCTTGGCGATACAACTCCTGAGCGGCTGTGTATTGTCCACCTAGATAGAGTTTATCTCCTTCTTCGAGGAGTTTTTGCCGTTCGGTTTCAGTTAAGGGTTGAGTGCTAGAAGTTGGTTGATTTACCTGATTTTGAGCGATGGAAGTTGGGTAAGCAGATACTCTAGCCAGATTAATATTGTTGAAGCCTAGGAGCAAGCTGAAGCTAAATAGCAGAGATTTATAGCAAATATTCATATACTTTTGAGGTAGCCAAGCGATCGCTGTAGTTCATAAGTTAACAGTAAATGGATCGCGATCGCTGGTGGTACAGAAAAGCAGTTGGTCGTTGCTCAGAACCAGCAATGGCAACTGTTTAAATCTTAGACTGCATAGCGTCATTAAGTTACGCTCCTTTTTTAGCTGATAGAGCTAGATTTATCTGGGAATCGCTCCCCAGTATTACGAGAATTTTACAAATATTTTGTCCTACATCTCACTTTTTCTCACCGACAAGAGCAATAAATTGAGTTATTTATAGAGTAAGTCGATCGCGTCTATCACTTGTGAATAACTCTGTAGCTGAGTCCCAAGGTAAAGTCAAAGTCAAAGTCAATGATTTAAACCTGTATTATGAAGCTTTTGGAAATCCATCCGATCCGCCAGTCTTACTGATTAATGGTTTGTCTTGTCAATGTCTGCAATGGTTTCCCTATTTTTACGAACCTATTGTCGATAGCGGTTACTACGTTATCCGTTTCGATAATCGAGATGTGGGATTATCCACCTGGATTAAGGATAAAGACTGGGAAAAGCAGCCTTATTCCCTAGTAGATATGGCAAAAGACGCGGTTGGCTTGTTGGAAGCCTTGGGAATCGCTAACGCGCACCTTATTGGTGTTTCAATGGGAGGGGCGATCGCTCAACGCATTGCCATTGACTACCCAGATCGCATTCTATCCCTAACTTCTATAGTCTCTTTTGCCGAGGCATCTGCTGTAGGAATGGAAGGTATAGCCTCGTTTTTATCAGCTAAAGTCCCATCGATTGAGGAATATTTGGCTTTTTGGTCTTTGCTAGTTGGGACAACTTTCCCTCTGGATGTTCCCCTGTACGCAGAATTATATCGGGAAAGTGTGGAAGTGCGGCAAGGTTACAATCCTGACTGCATTCCCCGTCAATTAAGAGCGATCGCTAGTTCATCCTCAACTTTACCAGAATTAAAAAAGATCGACGTTCCTACCCTAATTCTCTACGGTACAGCCGATCCTTTGATTCCTGTCGCTCATGCGGTTGAGTACGCCAAGTTAATTCCTGCTTCTCAGCAAGTCAAAATGGAAGATGTTGGAGTTAAAGCAGTTTTTACGAAATTTATGGGCTATTTGACCCGACAAAACTTTAGTCGTAGCGAATTACATGAAGATACTCTGACTCAGAAGATGCTAGCAGATAATATCGCTATTGTCAGTGGCGTGGCGACTCGCTTTAAAAAAGACGAAGCAGGGAAGGAAGTTGTGCTAGAAAAAATAGGGGTTACTTATACTCTTCACAAAGATAAAGATAACCAGTGGAAAATTATTACGGGTGTGAATCACAAACCAGAAACAGCGATCGCTTTGTGAAATCATTAGCGATGGAAATGAACTGCAAATTGAACTCTGAAGGGTTATTTTGCTTCTATCCTAATCATCTAGGAGCAGTCTTTGGAAGCTAGCAGTATCAGGTAGGTTACAATCTACTAAAAATTGCTGATAAACTGGTTCTTCTGGCATCTGCATTTTGATATAGTCTGTTTGAGGTATTTTTCCGGCTCTTAGACCTGCATAATCTAAATAGCTAGAAAAATCCCATTCTCCAGGTTTCTCAACTAGCCCTGCTTTGACAGGATTTAGGTGAATGTAGCGTAACAGATTAATCAGATAATCCGTTTGTGGAACGTGAATGCTTTGAAACCGCCCTTGAAATAACACGCCAGAACGATGAAAACGCTTATTAATTGCCTTGGTGTAAGAAAGTGAGAGAGATTTCATCGCCTCAGATAAGCTTTCATCCCTCAGATAGACCAAAAAATGGTAATGATTGGGCATTAAACAGTAAGCAACTATATCTACTGAATTACCCATCAAATGTTTCTTCACCAACCGGAGAAAATAAAGATAGTTTTCCCGCTCAAAAAAAATTGTTTGGCGATTGTTCCCCCGATTGTAGACATGGTAAAAGTTGCCTGTTTGCAGTGGAATCCGTCTTTGCGGCATAGCTAAGAATATAAGATGTTTTTCTTAGTATTCCCATCCAGATCCCGCAGATGCCTGACTTCTTCAAGAAGTCAGGCATCTAAGGCAACAGCACCCAAAGCTGTTAAAGTCGCCAATTGAGTCTCGCTGATACCTTGAACTTGGCTAATCTTCATTCCTTCATAGGGATTAGGAACTCTTAAAGTCTGTTGACACTTACCAGTTTCCAAATCCCAGAATTTGATCGTTTCGTCAAAACTACCGCTAATTACTCTAGATTCAGACAAAGCTAAAACAGTATAAACTGTATTGCTATGACCGACTAGAGTTTGCTGACACTTGCCAGTTTCTAATTCCCAAACTTTAAGAGTAGAGTCTCCGCTACCACTAATAATGAGGGGTGGGTCGGTATTGGGGATAAACTTGGCTACGTGTACTGCTCCTTGGTGTCCGGTAAAAGTACGGAGACATTCTCCATTAGTGACAGACCACAGCTTGATAGTACCGTCGCCACTCGCACTGAGCAAACACTTGCCATCTGTAGTGAAGACAACTGACCAGACAATACTAGTATGTTCTTTGAGAAATAGAGTCCGATC harbors:
- a CDS encoding SDR family NAD(P)-dependent oxidoreductase translates to MTQPLPLSAQVVLITGASTGIGAALAKLLATKAPGIRLVLAARRLDRLQVVASFCEEAGAKTLIVPTDLSQVSQAEALVDAAFKAFGQVNVLVNNAGYGQMGPVELVSIPAVERQLQVNLVAPIALIQALIPSMRQQGSGRIINVSSIAGRLSFPFGGIYSASKFGLEALSDALRMELQPFNIDVSVIEPGPVKTEFFQVAQKMTSGSIEAPETTPYRACFEHMEGFEERMKGNTWSSERVAQVIYQAIAATKPRPRYIAATGGEILLFMMEKVLPTWMVDAFWQKLYGIDRISGN
- a CDS encoding M48 family metallopeptidase, which encodes MNICYKSLLFSFSLLLGFNNINLARVSAYPTSIAQNQVNQPTSSTQPLTETERQKLLEEGDKLYLGGQYTAAQELYRQAKPPFNRNQSVIGIKPAIYDPQKLTPAGKVYWRIAQAGLKQGLESKIFIPLKSLVEKYPEFIPGHIEYAKALKLYNRESEALASLERATSLYPTEPDLVKTSINSHETAKRWLEASLAARHFVIFNPNSPQVAEFTKIADEDLKRFQSSLRVKQRENTIANVLTGAVSYAVSGNFFGLISGIETTALLLQGESAVGEKIAARLKDRLDLITDPEVSGYVDEIGNKIALIGGRKDFKYEFYVVKDDSLNAFALPGGKVFINAGAILKANSEAEFAGLLAHEISHAVLSHGFELATEGSLTANLGQFLPYGSTLANLIVLDYSRDMERQADILGTRLLANSGYAADGLWNLMITLDKEKEGRSFSFAWLSSHPATPERIAYLQGIIEQYGYNRYGFEGIARHRQIKDRLQQIIDKDKLRQRSETDEPK
- a CDS encoding alpha/beta fold hydrolase; amino-acid sequence: MNNSVAESQGKVKVKVNDLNLYYEAFGNPSDPPVLLINGLSCQCLQWFPYFYEPIVDSGYYVIRFDNRDVGLSTWIKDKDWEKQPYSLVDMAKDAVGLLEALGIANAHLIGVSMGGAIAQRIAIDYPDRILSLTSIVSFAEASAVGMEGIASFLSAKVPSIEEYLAFWSLLVGTTFPLDVPLYAELYRESVEVRQGYNPDCIPRQLRAIASSSSTLPELKKIDVPTLILYGTADPLIPVAHAVEYAKLIPASQQVKMEDVGVKAVFTKFMGYLTRQNFSRSELHEDTLTQKMLADNIAIVSGVATRFKKDEAGKEVVLEKIGVTYTLHKDKDNQWKIITGVNHKPETAIAL
- a CDS encoding REP-associated tyrosine transposase codes for the protein MPQRRIPLQTGNFYHVYNRGNNRQTIFFERENYLYFLRLVKKHLMGNSVDIVAYCLMPNHYHFLVYLRDESLSEAMKSLSLSYTKAINKRFHRSGVLFQGRFQSIHVPQTDYLINLLRYIHLNPVKAGLVEKPGEWDFSSYLDYAGLRAGKIPQTDYIKMQMPEEPVYQQFLVDCNLPDTASFQRLLLDD